The Pontibacillus halophilus JSM 076056 = DSM 19796 genome has a segment encoding these proteins:
- a CDS encoding NupC/NupG family nucleoside CNT transporter, whose product MGNILWGIGGMATIFILAYALSNNRSSINWRTVFGGLAIQVMFAFIVFATSWGQSLLQSMSKAVDQLMSYTSEGIQFLYGPLVNHDGVGMMFAFEVLPTIIFFSSLIAVLYHLGIMQKVILVIGGFLSKVLGTSKAESINAAGNIFVGQTEAPLLIRPFIKSMTKSELFAVMTGGFTSIAGSVLVGYSLLGVSVEYLIAASFMAAPAALVLAKLFVPEVEEIATQDGATLDDHDAANIFDAAASGATTGLKLAVNIAAILLSFIALLALVNGLLGVVGSWFGLQLTLEKILGYAIAPLAFAVGVPFQEAVQSAGFIGQKLVLNEFVAFSNFGEVSPEMSKKAEVVTTFALTGFGSLSGIGVQLGALGSLAPERRKDIAHLGLRAVVAASLANLLSASIAGMFLV is encoded by the coding sequence ATGGGCAACATTCTTTGGGGAATTGGTGGAATGGCCACTATTTTTATTCTTGCATATGCACTTTCCAATAACCGCAGCTCCATAAATTGGAGAACGGTATTTGGCGGACTAGCCATTCAGGTGATGTTCGCTTTTATTGTTTTTGCCACTTCTTGGGGGCAGTCATTGCTTCAATCAATGTCTAAAGCTGTCGACCAATTAATGAGTTATACTTCAGAAGGAATCCAGTTCTTGTATGGACCACTGGTCAATCACGATGGTGTGGGGATGATGTTCGCTTTCGAAGTATTGCCAACGATTATTTTCTTTAGCTCACTTATTGCTGTCTTATACCATTTAGGGATTATGCAGAAGGTAATTCTTGTTATTGGTGGATTTCTTTCCAAAGTTCTAGGTACGAGTAAAGCGGAAAGTATAAATGCAGCAGGTAACATCTTTGTCGGGCAGACAGAAGCACCGTTACTGATTCGTCCCTTTATTAAGTCAATGACGAAATCTGAGTTGTTCGCCGTTATGACGGGAGGTTTCACGTCTATAGCGGGTTCTGTCCTTGTCGGGTACTCCCTACTAGGTGTGAGCGTTGAATATCTCATTGCAGCATCCTTTATGGCTGCTCCAGCCGCGCTTGTATTAGCCAAATTGTTTGTGCCAGAGGTTGAAGAAATTGCTACTCAAGATGGTGCCACTCTTGATGATCATGATGCTGCGAATATCTTTGACGCTGCTGCTTCTGGTGCAACAACAGGTCTAAAGTTAGCTGTTAATATTGCAGCCATCTTATTATCATTTATAGCTTTGTTGGCTCTTGTGAATGGTTTGTTGGGGGTTGTTGGAAGTTGGTTTGGCCTTCAGCTCACTTTAGAGAAGATTCTTGGCTATGCGATTGCACCTCTTGCCTTTGCCGTTGGGGTTCCCTTCCAGGAAGCTGTACAATCTGCTGGCTTTATTGGACAGAAGCTCGTGTTGAATGAATTTGTTGCCTTCTCAAACTTCGGGGAAGTAAGTCCTGAAATGAGTAAGAAGGCAGAGGTTGTCACAACCTTTGCTCTTACAGGTTTCGGAAGTTTGTCTGGAATTGGAGTTCAACTCGGGGCGTTAGGAAGTTTAGCTCCTGAGCGAAGAAAAGATATCGCCCATTTAGGTTTACGGGCGGTTGTTGCAGCTTCCTTAGCTAACTTGTTGTCCGCAAGTATCGCTGGAATGTTCTTAGTATAA
- a CDS encoding GNAT family N-acetyltransferase gives MFVIGGKPKRKQHIGQIALGIRSHHHRKGYRRALLSYVEDWAVSHMITRLELHVVTANEPAIKLYNQRGFEIEGTIRNSLYIDGHYYDEYIMAKQLKQ, from the coding sequence TTGTTCGTTATTGGGGGAAAGCCTAAACGTAAACAACATATAGGACAAATCGCCCTCGGAATACGATCCCATCATCACCGTAAGGGATATAGAAGAGCTCTCCTTTCTTATGTTGAGGATTGGGCAGTTTCTCATATGATTACAAGATTAGAGTTACATGTTGTGACAGCAAATGAACCTGCGATTAAGTTGTATAACCAGCGAGGTTTTGAGATTGAAGGAACAATAAGGAACTCGCTCTATATTGATGGACACTACTATGATGAATACATAATGGCAAAGCAGCTAAAGCAATAA
- a CDS encoding YdbC family protein: MILKVIQCKVPTSKREEFHELQRKWEDLSTIEGFYAQLGGYHANFPSEVTILAFWRDMTSYQTFMATRHDSIFFGNGQQHTCDAIHVSFFDCALDDDAFQRFKGATHVSINTTYNPNREASLMIAKGIEDECSLQLNVDDSCTNRIRVEEDWHVLGRVTQLN, translated from the coding sequence TTGATTTTAAAGGTTATTCAATGCAAAGTGCCAACGTCAAAGCGAGAGGAATTTCATGAACTTCAACGAAAATGGGAAGACCTATCCACCATTGAAGGATTCTATGCACAACTCGGAGGCTATCATGCCAATTTTCCCAGTGAAGTAACGATTTTAGCTTTTTGGAGGGATATGACCTCATACCAAACGTTCATGGCCACGAGGCACGATTCCATATTTTTTGGAAATGGTCAACAACACACATGTGACGCCATACATGTATCGTTTTTTGATTGTGCTTTAGATGATGATGCTTTTCAGAGATTTAAAGGTGCGACTCATGTCTCTATAAACACGACGTACAATCCAAATCGAGAAGCCTCTTTAATGATTGCTAAGGGGATTGAAGACGAATGTTCATTGCAGTTAAATGTGGATGATTCCTGTACTAATCGCATTCGGGTTGAAGAAGATTGGCACGTACTTGGGAGAGTTACGCAACTCAATTAA
- a CDS encoding NUDIX hydrolase, with the protein MAEYKTPATMKWLQWAQQIQSISQAGLTYAKDPFDKGRYEELLQLSAEIIEQHSEHEMQSVLQLYTQEKGYQTPKVDVRGVVFHEGQILLVKERSDGRWTLPGGYCDIGYSPKENVVKELYEESGYETVPVRLLAVLDKFKHPHPAEIFQYYKLFIECEIVGGNPSTSMETSDVQFFSRHELPPLSLGRVTPSQVDLLFQYENAPNLATWID; encoded by the coding sequence ATGGCAGAATACAAGACACCTGCAACGATGAAGTGGCTTCAATGGGCGCAACAAATTCAGTCTATATCTCAAGCAGGCCTGACCTACGCGAAGGATCCATTTGACAAAGGAAGATACGAAGAGCTACTTCAACTTAGCGCAGAGATTATTGAACAACATTCGGAGCATGAGATGCAGTCTGTGCTTCAATTGTACACACAAGAAAAGGGATATCAAACGCCTAAGGTAGATGTTCGCGGAGTGGTCTTTCATGAAGGGCAAATTCTCTTAGTGAAAGAGAGAAGTGATGGTCGCTGGACACTCCCTGGTGGATATTGCGATATTGGATATTCCCCAAAGGAGAATGTTGTGAAGGAACTCTATGAAGAGAGTGGCTATGAAACGGTCCCAGTACGATTGTTAGCTGTGCTTGATAAGTTTAAGCACCCTCACCCTGCGGAAATCTTTCAATATTACAAGTTATTCATAGAATGTGAGATTGTAGGAGGAAATCCATCTACCAGTATGGAAACAAGTGACGTACAGTTCTTCAGTAGACACGAACTTCCACCATTGTCACTAGGGCGGGTAACCCCATCACAAGTTGACTTACTCTTTCAATACGAAAACGCACCGAACCTCGCCACATGGATCGATTAA
- a CDS encoding GrpB family protein: protein MFGLPKDEVYLHPWSGSWEEEYHHEKKKIEQQLPVDSIKIHHIGSTAVKQLSSMPIIDIAIEVPNYEAGMTCIASLEEIGYVYEGENVYPERHYFIKGSPVTHEIHLFEAGSEHLEAQLKFRDFLNQDARARSEYERLKLNLSVANKQDKRRYVDEKTAFIEDVLKKLN from the coding sequence ATGTTTGGTTTGCCGAAAGATGAAGTGTATTTGCACCCGTGGTCAGGAAGCTGGGAAGAGGAATATCATCACGAAAAGAAGAAGATTGAACAGCAGTTGCCTGTTGACTCGATAAAGATTCACCATATCGGGAGTACGGCTGTGAAGCAGCTAAGCTCTATGCCTATTATCGATATTGCAATTGAAGTTCCAAACTATGAAGCTGGGATGACATGTATTGCTTCCTTAGAGGAGATTGGCTATGTATACGAGGGAGAGAATGTCTACCCTGAACGCCATTATTTCATTAAAGGTTCGCCTGTAACCCATGAAATTCATCTGTTTGAAGCAGGAAGTGAACACTTAGAGGCCCAACTAAAGTTCAGGGATTTCTTAAATCAGGACGCCCGTGCACGTTCCGAATATGAACGTCTTAAATTGAATTTATCCGTCGCAAACAAGCAAGACAAAAGGCGTTATGTAGACGAAAAAACCGCATTTATTGAAGATGTACTTAAGAAACTAAACTAA